The Acidobacteriota bacterium genomic sequence ATCTACGCCACCTCCCTGGCGCGCGACATCGGAATCTCCGACACCGACGACCTCCGGAGCATCGGCCGCGGCGCGCTGATGCACGACTGCGGCAAGTGCGGGCTGCCGGCGAGCCTCCTCAACAAGGCCGGGACGTTGACCCGGGAGGAGTGGGAGCTGATCAAGACTCATCCGGTGCGCGGGGTCGAGGTGCTGACAGAGTCGGGCTGGACCGATTCGCTCGCGATCGAGATCTGCCAGGCGCACCACGAACGACTCGACGGCTCCGGGTACCCCCAGGGCCGCACCGCTCCGTCGATCCCGCCGGAGGTCCGGATCGTGTCGATCTCGGACGCGTTCGACGCCATGACGACCGACCGGTCGTACCAGAAGGCCCGGACCGGGGCCGAGGCGCTCCGGGTTCTCCACGTGGAGGGCGCCCAGAAGTACGACCAGAAACTGCTCCAGCGGTTCGTCCGGCTGATGCTCGATCGGGAGAGAGCGTCGGTCCGGTGACCCTCAGCGGCACCGCGCGAGCCGCTCCCGCAGCGGCTCCGCCCGGCTCCCGTCCTGCAGATCGCCGGCCAGTTTCCTCGCCTCGCGGCACTCCCCCTCGTCGATGAGGATGGAGGCGAGGCCGATCCTGGCGCGGTCCGCCGTCTCGGCGCCGAGATCGCGCCGGCGGCGCAGCACGCGCCGGTAGAGTTCCTCGGCCTGATCCGAGGCCCCGTGGCGGCGCGCGAATTCCGCCAGCGAAAGCAACGCGGTGGGATCGCCGCGCCTCCGCTCCGCCTCGTGCGCCCAACGCGACAGGTCGCGGTAGCTCTCCGCCACCTCCTCGAGGTGAGCGCGCATCGCCGGGGCATCCTGATAGCCGAGGAGGGAAAGGATCGGCGCGCCATCGGAAGCCGCGATGACGATGGTGGGATAGGCGTCCACGCCGTAGCGCGCCGTGAGGTTGACGTCACGGTCGCCGTCCACCTCCAGCGCCACGTAGCGGGCCAGGAGCTTTCTGACCTCCTCGTCGCGCCAGGTCGACCGGTCCATCTCCCGGCACGCGACGCACCAGGTGGTTCTGAAGTCGATCAGGATCGGGCGGCCCGACTTCTCCGCCGCCGCGAACGCCTCGCGGGCGTCGTGGAGGAAGAGC encodes the following:
- a CDS encoding HD domain-containing protein — encoded protein: MTAPSDRPRTFFPVSLELLEVGQLLPCDIWLKHGDAEPVLYRASRLPFEAEHKRRLIESGVQSVWISFGDAESWNDHLARQLRTRVRDPSIPLPERMRIMVHSARDLMRTIVENPRAPGVKDQVDAVSESIAELIDGPEALAAAVRLMEHDYYTYTHSLHVAIYATSLARDIGISDTDDLRSIGRGALMHDCGKCGLPASLLNKAGTLTREEWELIKTHPVRGVEVLTESGWTDSLAIEICQAHHERLDGSGYPQGRTAPSIPPEVRIVSISDAFDAMTTDRSYQKARTGAEALRVLHVEGAQKYDQKLLQRFVRLMLDRERASVR